From a region of the Chroicocephalus ridibundus chromosome 8, bChrRid1.1, whole genome shotgun sequence genome:
- the LOC134519393 gene encoding cytochrome P450 2W1 isoform X2, translated as MRGASKMPVEMHLHLNASQLPVGSTPRAWEISEKYGPVFTVHLGFQRVVVLTGYEAVKDALLNTADVFADRPAIPIFYHIQHGNGVFFSSRELWKKTRRFTVATMRDLGMGKHLGEERMLEELQFLIELIKSFKGGPFKLRFLNMAPTNITFAILFGKRFDYEDPTYLTLLRLIDEVMHLLGSPFLHLFNFYPFLGFLLKPHKVILKKVEEVCAILTKCIKESKESLNKNNLMSYIDALVFKQEEENKSNTLFHDANVLASALDLLMAGTETTSTTLQWAVLLLMKYPEVQNKVHAEIEQVLGPDCLPAFEDRKKMPFTNAVIHEVQRFVTLLPHVPRCTSVDTHFKGYFIPKGTTVIPLLASVLLDKTQWETPDEFNPNHFLDVDGNFVKKKAFLPFSTGRRNCIGESLATMELFIFFTGLIQKFTFKPPPGVKESELDTTAEAGFTMRPHPQCACAVLRQ; from the exons ATGCGAGGGGCCTCCAAGATGCCCGTGGAGATGCATCTTCATCTTAACGCCAGCCAGCTCCCAGTGGGCTCAACACCCAGAGCTTGGGAG ATTTCAGAGAAATATGGCCCCGTGTTCACCGTCCATTTGGGGTTCCAGAGGGTGGTGGTGTTGACTGGCTACGAGGCAGTAAAGGACGCCCTTCTGAACACGGCGGATGTGTTTGCGGACAGACCAGCCATACCCATATTCTACCACATCCAACACGGAAACG GTGTGTTCTTTTCTTCTCGAGAGCTCTGGAAGAAGACACGGCGGTTCACCGTAGCCACCATGCGGGATCTCGGCATGGGGAAGCATCTTGGAGAAGAAAGGATGCTTGAGGAGCTTCAGTTTCTCATTGAGTTGATCAAATCCTTCAAAG GTGGACCTTTCAAGTTACGGTTTTTGAATATGGCCCCCACCAACATCACCTTTGCTATTCTCTTTGGGAAGAGGTTTGATTATGAAGACCCGACGTATCTCACTCTGTTAAGACTCATAGATGAAGTTATGCACCTTCTTGGCTCTCCGTTCTTGCAT ttatttaaTTTCTACCCATTCCTTGGATTTCTCCTCAAACCTCACAAGGTGATCCTGAAAAAAGTGGAAGAGGTGTGTGCGATCTTAACGAAGTGCatcaaggaaagcaaagaaagtcTTAATAAAAACAACCTGATGAGCTACATCGATGCATTGGTATTCAAACAAGAG gaggaaaataaaagcaatacaCTTTTTCATGACGCGAATGTATTGGCCTCTGCGCTCGACCTGCTCATGGCTGGCACGGAGACGACATCCACGACGTTGCAGTGGGCCGTCTTGCTGCTGATGAAGTACCCCGAGGTTCAAA ACAAGGTGCACGCAGAGATTGAGCAAGTTCTGGGCCCTGACTGCTTGCCTGCCTTTGAGGACCGGAAAAAAATGCCGTTTACCAACGCGGTGATCCACGAGGTGCAGAGGTTTGTCACCCTCCTGCCACACGTTCCACGGTGCACCTCTGTTGACACCCACTTTAAAGGCTACTTCATCCCCAAG GGAACAACGGTGATTCCTCTGCTCGCCTCCGTGCTGCTGGATAAAACACAATGGGAGACACCAGACGAGTTCAACCCCAACCATTTCCTTGATGTGGACGGGAACTTCGTAAAGAAGAAAGCGTTCCTGCCCTTCTCCACAG GGCGGAGAAACTGCATCGGAGAAAGTCTCGCCACGATGGAGCTCTTCATCTTCTTCACAGGCTTGATCCAGAAATTTACATTTAAGCCTCCACCTGGGGTCAAAGAATCTGAGCTGGACACGACCGCAGAGGCTGGATTCACCATGAGACCCCATCCGCAGTGTGCCTGCGCGGTGCTACGCCAATAG
- the LOC134519393 gene encoding cytochrome P450 2W1 isoform X3, which yields MDPRNREISEKYGPVFTVHLGFQRVVVLTGYEAVKDALLNTADVFADRPAIPIFYHIQHGNGVFFSSRELWKKTRRFTVATMRDLGMGKHLGEERMLEELQFLIELIKSFKGGPFKLRFLNMAPTNITFAILFGKRFDYEDPTYLTLLRLIDEVMHLLGSPFLHLFNFYPFLGFLLKPHKVILKKVEEVCAILTKCIKESKESLNKNNLMSYIDALVFKQEEENKSNTLFHDANVLASALDLLMAGTETTSTTLQWAVLLLMKYPEVQNKVHAEIEQVLGPDCLPAFEDRKKMPFTNAVIHEVQRFVTLLPHVPRCTSVDTHFKGYFIPKGTTVIPLLASVLLDKTQWETPDEFNPNHFLDVDGNFVKKKAFLPFSTGRRNCIGESLATMELFIFFTGLIQKFTFKPPPGVKESELDTTAEAGFTMRPHPQCACAVLRQ from the exons ATTTCAGAGAAATATGGCCCCGTGTTCACCGTCCATTTGGGGTTCCAGAGGGTGGTGGTGTTGACTGGCTACGAGGCAGTAAAGGACGCCCTTCTGAACACGGCGGATGTGTTTGCGGACAGACCAGCCATACCCATATTCTACCACATCCAACACGGAAACG GTGTGTTCTTTTCTTCTCGAGAGCTCTGGAAGAAGACACGGCGGTTCACCGTAGCCACCATGCGGGATCTCGGCATGGGGAAGCATCTTGGAGAAGAAAGGATGCTTGAGGAGCTTCAGTTTCTCATTGAGTTGATCAAATCCTTCAAAG GTGGACCTTTCAAGTTACGGTTTTTGAATATGGCCCCCACCAACATCACCTTTGCTATTCTCTTTGGGAAGAGGTTTGATTATGAAGACCCGACGTATCTCACTCTGTTAAGACTCATAGATGAAGTTATGCACCTTCTTGGCTCTCCGTTCTTGCAT ttatttaaTTTCTACCCATTCCTTGGATTTCTCCTCAAACCTCACAAGGTGATCCTGAAAAAAGTGGAAGAGGTGTGTGCGATCTTAACGAAGTGCatcaaggaaagcaaagaaagtcTTAATAAAAACAACCTGATGAGCTACATCGATGCATTGGTATTCAAACAAGAG gaggaaaataaaagcaatacaCTTTTTCATGACGCGAATGTATTGGCCTCTGCGCTCGACCTGCTCATGGCTGGCACGGAGACGACATCCACGACGTTGCAGTGGGCCGTCTTGCTGCTGATGAAGTACCCCGAGGTTCAAA ACAAGGTGCACGCAGAGATTGAGCAAGTTCTGGGCCCTGACTGCTTGCCTGCCTTTGAGGACCGGAAAAAAATGCCGTTTACCAACGCGGTGATCCACGAGGTGCAGAGGTTTGTCACCCTCCTGCCACACGTTCCACGGTGCACCTCTGTTGACACCCACTTTAAAGGCTACTTCATCCCCAAG GGAACAACGGTGATTCCTCTGCTCGCCTCCGTGCTGCTGGATAAAACACAATGGGAGACACCAGACGAGTTCAACCCCAACCATTTCCTTGATGTGGACGGGAACTTCGTAAAGAAGAAAGCGTTCCTGCCCTTCTCCACAG GGCGGAGAAACTGCATCGGAGAAAGTCTCGCCACGATGGAGCTCTTCATCTTCTTCACAGGCTTGATCCAGAAATTTACATTTAAGCCTCCACCTGGGGTCAAAGAATCTGAGCTGGACACGACCGCAGAGGCTGGATTCACCATGAGACCCCATCCGCAGTGTGCCTGCGCGGTGCTACGCCAATAG
- the LOC134519392 gene encoding cytochrome P450 2W1-like: MSFLISFISDPALICLLCAAVLLAVLYFSTGYKNSAFKFPPGPTPLPIIGNLHLVDLRRQDKSLMKLAEKYGPIFTLHFGFQKVVVLTGYEVVRDALVNYTEEFVDRPSIPIFDQIQNGNGLFFSIGELWRTTRRFTVSSMRNLGMGKKMIEGRIFEELHFLIEMIKSFKGEPFSLTSFNCAPINITFIMLFGDRFDYKDPTFLTLLRLIDEVMILLGSPYLNYFNFYPFLGFLFKTHKIMLGKIEDVRVILRQYIKASREDINENSVRSYIDALIFKQHEEKNKKDSLFHDDNLIASILDLVMAGTETIATTLQWSILLMMKYPEIQKKVQEEIGRTVKAGSWATYEDRKNMPYTNAVLHEVQRFITLLPHVPRCTAVDTHFRGYFLPKGIIVIPSLTSVLLDKTQWETPHQFNPNHFLDAEGNFVKREAFLPFSIGRRNCIGESLAKMELFVFFVGLLQTFTFQPQPGVSESDLDLTVPQTTFTLRPQPQATCAVLRE; the protein is encoded by the exons atgtcttttttaatttcGTTTATCTCTGATCCTGCATTGATTTGTCTGCTGTGTGCAGCGGTATTATTAGCTGTTCTCTATTTTTCAACTGGCtataaaaattcagcttttaaatttcCTCCTGGTCCAACTCCTCTTCCGATCATTGGTAACCTGCACTTGGTGGATCTTAGAAGGCAAGATAAATCACTAATGAAG CTTGCAGAAAAATACGGCCCCATCTTCACCCTCCACTTTGGGTTCCAGAAGGTTGTGGTCCTGACCGGGTACGAAGTTGTGCGGGACGCGCTTGTGAACTACACAGAGGAGTTTGTAGACAGACCATCCATCCCAATATTTGACCAAATTCAGAACGGAAACG GTTTGTTCTTCTCTATCGGGGAGCTGTGGAGAACAACTCGGAGGTTCACCGTATCCAGCATGCGCAACCTcggcatggggaaaaaaatgatagAAGGGAGAATTTTCGAGGAGCTTCACTTCCTCATCGAGATGATCAAATCCTTCAAAG GGGAACCTTTCAGCCTGACGTCCTTCAACTGTGCTCCCATCAACATCACCTTCATCATGCTCTTCGGGGACAGGTTTGACTACAAGGACCCAACATTTCTCACTCTCTTAAGACTCATAGATGAAGTTATGATCCTTCTGGGATCTCCGTATTTGAAC TATTTCAATTTCTACCCGTTCCTCGGATTCCTGTTCAAAACCCACAAGATCATGCTTGGGAAAATAGAAGATGTGCGCGTCATTTTAAGGCAATACATCAAGGCAAGCAGGGAGGATATCAACGAGAACAGCGTGAGGAGCTACATTGATGCGCTGATATTCAAGCAACACGAG gagaaaaacaagaaagacagCCTCTTCCATGACGACAACTTAATAGCATCCATACTTGACCTGGTCATGGCAGGAACAGAGACCATAGCCACAACGCTCCAGTGGTCCATCCTCCTGATGATGAAATACCCAGAGATTCAAA AAAAGGTGCAGGAAGAGATTGGGAGAACTGTCAAAGCTGGAAGCTGGGCCACGTATGAGGATCGGAAGAACATGCCATATACAAATGCGGTGCTACACGAAGTGCAGAGGTTTATCACGCTCCTGCCCCACGTTCCCCGCTGCACTGCTGTTGACACCCACTTCAGGGGCTACTTCCTTCCCAAG ggTATAATTGTAATCCCGTCGCTCACCTCAGTGCTGCTGGATAAGACGCAATGGGAGACACCACATCAGTTCAACCCCAACCACTTCCTTGACGCCGAAGGGAATTTTGTAAAGAGAGAGGCTTTCCTGCCCTTCTCCATAG GGCGAAGGAACTGCATTGGAGAAAGCCTCGCCAAGATGGAGCTGTTTGTCTTCTTTGTAGGGTTGCTGCAGACGTTTACTTTTCAACCCCAGCCAGGAGTTTCAGAGTCTGACTTGGACCTTACCGTCCCCCAAACGACTTTCACATTAAGGCCTCAGCCTCAGGCAACCTGTGCTGTCCTGCGTGAATGA
- the LOC134519749 gene encoding cytochrome c oxidase assembly protein COX19 gives MSTAMNFGSKSFKPRPPDKGAFPLDHFGECSAFKERFMECLRDSGYESGACRQRAMAYLECRMERQLMANEPLEKLGFKDLIDEKSEAKPEKL, from the exons ATGTCCACCGCCATGAACTTCGGCAGCAAGAGCTTCAAGCCGCGGCCGCCGGACAAAGGCGCCTTCCCGCTGGATCACTTCG GAGAGTGCAGCGCCTTCAAGGAGCGGTTCATGGAGTGCCTCCGCGACAGCGGCTACGAGAGCGGGGCCTGCCGGCAGCGCGCCATGGCCTACCTGGAGTGCCGCATGGAGAG GCAACTTATGGCTAACGAACCACTGGAAAAACTGGGATTCAAAGATCTGATAGATGAGAAATCAGAAGCAAAACCTGAGAAGTTGTAA
- the LOC134519393 gene encoding cytochrome P450 2W1 isoform X1, with product MAAFTPLFICGVCALLLSAALYVFKVFKQSALNLPPGPFPLPVVGNLHLLDMRRQDKSLMKISEKYGPVFTVHLGFQRVVVLTGYEAVKDALLNTADVFADRPAIPIFYHIQHGNGVFFSSRELWKKTRRFTVATMRDLGMGKHLGEERMLEELQFLIELIKSFKGGPFKLRFLNMAPTNITFAILFGKRFDYEDPTYLTLLRLIDEVMHLLGSPFLHLFNFYPFLGFLLKPHKVILKKVEEVCAILTKCIKESKESLNKNNLMSYIDALVFKQEEENKSNTLFHDANVLASALDLLMAGTETTSTTLQWAVLLLMKYPEVQNKVHAEIEQVLGPDCLPAFEDRKKMPFTNAVIHEVQRFVTLLPHVPRCTSVDTHFKGYFIPKGTTVIPLLASVLLDKTQWETPDEFNPNHFLDVDGNFVKKKAFLPFSTGRRNCIGESLATMELFIFFTGLIQKFTFKPPPGVKESELDTTAEAGFTMRPHPQCACAVLRQ from the exons ATGGCTGCCTTCACCCCCCTCTTCATCTGCGGCGTGTGCGCGTTGCTTTTATCAGCTGCACtctatgtttttaaagttttcaagCAATCAGCTTTAAATTTGCCTCCTGGTCCGTTTCCTCTTCCCGTCGTCGGCAACCTGCATTTGCTGGACATGAGAAGACAAGACAAGTCGCTAATGAAG ATTTCAGAGAAATATGGCCCCGTGTTCACCGTCCATTTGGGGTTCCAGAGGGTGGTGGTGTTGACTGGCTACGAGGCAGTAAAGGACGCCCTTCTGAACACGGCGGATGTGTTTGCGGACAGACCAGCCATACCCATATTCTACCACATCCAACACGGAAACG GTGTGTTCTTTTCTTCTCGAGAGCTCTGGAAGAAGACACGGCGGTTCACCGTAGCCACCATGCGGGATCTCGGCATGGGGAAGCATCTTGGAGAAGAAAGGATGCTTGAGGAGCTTCAGTTTCTCATTGAGTTGATCAAATCCTTCAAAG GTGGACCTTTCAAGTTACGGTTTTTGAATATGGCCCCCACCAACATCACCTTTGCTATTCTCTTTGGGAAGAGGTTTGATTATGAAGACCCGACGTATCTCACTCTGTTAAGACTCATAGATGAAGTTATGCACCTTCTTGGCTCTCCGTTCTTGCAT ttatttaaTTTCTACCCATTCCTTGGATTTCTCCTCAAACCTCACAAGGTGATCCTGAAAAAAGTGGAAGAGGTGTGTGCGATCTTAACGAAGTGCatcaaggaaagcaaagaaagtcTTAATAAAAACAACCTGATGAGCTACATCGATGCATTGGTATTCAAACAAGAG gaggaaaataaaagcaatacaCTTTTTCATGACGCGAATGTATTGGCCTCTGCGCTCGACCTGCTCATGGCTGGCACGGAGACGACATCCACGACGTTGCAGTGGGCCGTCTTGCTGCTGATGAAGTACCCCGAGGTTCAAA ACAAGGTGCACGCAGAGATTGAGCAAGTTCTGGGCCCTGACTGCTTGCCTGCCTTTGAGGACCGGAAAAAAATGCCGTTTACCAACGCGGTGATCCACGAGGTGCAGAGGTTTGTCACCCTCCTGCCACACGTTCCACGGTGCACCTCTGTTGACACCCACTTTAAAGGCTACTTCATCCCCAAG GGAACAACGGTGATTCCTCTGCTCGCCTCCGTGCTGCTGGATAAAACACAATGGGAGACACCAGACGAGTTCAACCCCAACCATTTCCTTGATGTGGACGGGAACTTCGTAAAGAAGAAAGCGTTCCTGCCCTTCTCCACAG GGCGGAGAAACTGCATCGGAGAAAGTCTCGCCACGATGGAGCTCTTCATCTTCTTCACAGGCTTGATCCAGAAATTTACATTTAAGCCTCCACCTGGGGTCAAAGAATCTGAGCTGGACACGACCGCAGAGGCTGGATTCACCATGAGACCCCATCCGCAGTGTGCCTGCGCGGTGCTACGCCAATAG
- the LOC134519839 gene encoding cytochrome P450 2K4-like codes for MAAQSLLQYLGSSSLLWIAAGLVALLYLLTSSKKSVCNLPPGPRPLPLIGNLNVVDLKKPFQSLTELSKIHGNVFTVYFGPRRAVVLAGYETIKDALLNHAEEFGERAEIPIFRKMTEGNGIAFSHGELWKTMRRFTLSTLRDFGMGKRTIEIRILEEVNSLIKYFESYHGKPFDTKMILNNAVSNVICSILFGERFEYDDPAFLTLLKLINENTKLLGSPMVLLYNFYPSLGFLSGASKTVLQNVSELNAFLQKLFQEHKEEFNENNLTGFVDAFLMKQQQESKKPHTMFNNKSLLFSTLDLFAAGSETTSTTVRWGLLLMMKYPEIQRKIQEEMNHVIEPGKLPKLEDRKKMPYTDAVIHEIQRFANIVPMGVSRSTPTDVNFHGYLIPKGTEIIPLLTSALNDELHWKTPDQFNPSHFLDADGNFIRREAFIPFSIGRRACVGEGLAKMELFLFFAGLLRKFVFQPPPGVDTSDLDLTADVGFTLNPMPHLVCAVPYE; via the exons ATGGCCGCACAGAGTTTGCTGCAGTACCTGGGCTCCAGCTCGCTGCTCTGGATTGCAGCAGGGCTGGTCGCTCTGCTTTACCTCCTGACCAGCTCGAAGAAGTCGGTTTGCAATTTGCCTCCTGGGCCGCGACCTCTTCCTCTGATCGGAAACTTGAACGTGGTGGACCTGAAAAAGCCGTTCCAGTCGCTGACAGAG CTCTCCAAGATACACGGCAATGTCTTCACTGTGTATTTTGGACCCAGGAGAGCTGTGGTACTGGCTGGATACGAAACCATCAAGGATGCCCTTTTAAATCATGCTGAAGAATTTGGAGAGAGGGCAGAAATACCCATATTTAGGaaaatgacagaaggaaatg GCATAGCATTCAGCCACGGAGAGCTATGGAAAACTATGAGAAGATTCACTTTGTCCACACTGCGAGATTTCGGAATGGGAAAGAGAACCATTGAGATCCGAATCCTGGAGGAAGTAAATTCCCTCATCAAATATTTTGAATCCTATCACG GGAAACCATTTGATACAAAGATGATACTCAACAATGCTGTATCCAATGTCATCTGCTCTATATTGTTTGGCGAGAGGTTTGAATATGATGATCCTGCGTTTCTAACTTTGTTGAAGCTGATAAATGAAAATACTAAGCTGTTGGGCTCCCCTATGGTGCTG CTATATAATTTCTACCCATCCCTTGGATTTCTCTCTGGAGCTTCCAAGACTGTGCTACAAAACGTCAGTGAACTGAACGCTTTTCTCCAGAAGCTCTTCCAGGAACACAAAGAAGAGTTTAATGAAAATAACTTAACAGGCTTCGTTGATGCCTTTCTGATGAAGCAACAACAG GAATCAAAGAAACCCCACACTATGTTCAACAACAAAAGCCTGTTGTTTTCAACTCTGGACCTCTTTGCTGCTGGGTCTGAGACTACTTCTACGACTGTGCGCTGGGGTCTTCTTCTGATGATGAAATACCCAGAAATTCAAA GAAAGATTCAGGAAGAAATGAACCACGTCATTGAACCAGGAAAACTGCCTAAGTTGGAGGACCGGAAAAAAATGCCTTACACAGATGCAGTGATACATGAAATACAAAGGTTTGCCAATATCGTCCCAATGGGTGTATCACGATCAACTCCTACCGACGTGAATTTCCATGGCTATTTGATTCCTAAG GGTACAGAGATTATTCCGCTGCTGACCTCCGCTCTAAATGACGAGTTGCACTGGAAAACCCCGGATCAGTTCAACCCTTCCCACTTCCTGGATGCCGACGGGAACTTCATTAGGAGAGAGGCGTTTATTCCATTCTCCATAG GACGAAGAGCTTGCGTTGGAGAAGGACTGGCCAAAATGGAGCTGTTCCTCTTCTTTGCGGGCTTGCTCCGCAAATTTGTTTTCCAGCCACCTCCAGGAGTGGATACGTCAGACCTAGATCTCACCGCCGATGTCGGCTTCACCTTGAACCCCATGCCTCACCTGGTTTGTGCTGTGCCCTATGAATGA